A section of the Aigarchaeota archaeon genome encodes:
- a CDS encoding Lrp/AsnC family transcriptional regulator produces MVRFTNLDIIKMLMEDSRRPYTEIARVLNVSEAAIRKRIKRLEEEGIIRKYTVEVDLRKLGYNVHVLIGIDTSPEKFIQIIERLKPLNEVVGFYTSSGDHMILLECWFKDSSELTRFVEKLGKMDGITKICPAIILEKIK; encoded by the coding sequence ATGGTTCGATTTACGAACCTAGATATAATAAAGATGCTTATGGAGGACTCTAGGAGACCTTACACGGAGATAGCAAGAGTCCTAAACGTTAGCGAGGCGGCGATAAGAAAAAGGATCAAAAGGCTCGAGGAGGAGGGCATAATAAGAAAGTACACCGTCGAGGTAGACTTGCGCAAGCTCGGCTACAACGTTCATGTGTTGATAGGAATCGACACATCACCTGAAAAGTTCATACAAATAATAGAGAGGCTTAAGCCGCTGAACGAAGTCGTAGGCTTCTATACATCGAGTGGAGACCACATGATATTGCTAGAGTGCTGGTTTAAAGATTCCAGCGAGCTCACAAGGTTTGTGGAAAAGCTGGGCAAGATGGATGGAATAACGAAGATCTGTCCGGCCATAATATTAGAAAAGATAAAGTAA